The Acidobacteriota bacterium genome has a segment encoding these proteins:
- a CDS encoding PaaI family thioesterase — protein sequence MKDEQVEELKRIFGSAPFISDLGIEAVSAGEGECAARLVLQPRHLQQDGFVHAGVQATLADHTAGGAAATLSPPGHIVLTAEFKIHLLRPARGRVLECVAKVLKPGRMLTVVESEVWCHSDSGRVLVSKAMATLATVAKERTP from the coding sequence GTGAAAGACGAGCAGGTCGAGGAACTCAAGCGCATTTTCGGGTCCGCGCCGTTTATCTCGGACCTCGGGATCGAGGCGGTCTCGGCGGGAGAGGGCGAGTGCGCCGCGCGCCTCGTTCTCCAGCCTCGGCACCTCCAGCAGGACGGCTTCGTCCACGCCGGGGTCCAGGCCACCCTGGCGGATCACACCGCCGGGGGCGCGGCGGCCACCCTCTCGCCGCCCGGCCACATCGTCCTGACGGCGGAATTCAAGATCCACCTCCTGCGGCCCGCGCGAGGCCGGGTGCTGGAGTGCGTCGCCAAGGTCCTCAAGCCCGGCCGGATGCTCACGGTGGTCGAATCGGAGGTATGGTGTCATTCCGATTCCGGCCGAGTCCTCGTGTCCAAGGCCATGGCGACCCTCGCGACCGTGGCGAAGGAGAGGACGCCCTGA
- a CDS encoding DUF6794 domain-containing protein, with the protein MYKALLTTVILGAFSLGLPVASQDGEEVQKEDIQKDVIEMIKIQYPLPEAAYWLSPTCDAESPTEVYIPRDLSDAFAELDRMLTKEFRDYYANSPMEDTIKYHFGLGMWLRNNWGLWTGERLAEFFAGIGIYHPDDMSGIILDSYWRYLNGSDICLQDQVEFYQEYWRSQQEYYENNP; encoded by the coding sequence ATGTACAAGGCACTCCTGACAACCGTGATCCTGGGCGCCTTTTCTCTCGGGCTTCCTGTGGCTTCACAGGATGGTGAAGAAGTCCAGAAAGAGGACATCCAAAAGGATGTTATCGAGATGATCAAGATCCAGTATCCTCTGCCCGAGGCAGCGTACTGGCTCTCACCGACCTGCGATGCGGAGTCGCCTACAGAAGTCTATATTCCCCGGGATCTTTCGGACGCCTTTGCCGAGCTGGATCGAATGCTTACGAAGGAGTTTCGTGACTACTATGCCAACTCGCCCATGGAAGACACCATAAAGTACCATTTTGGCCTGGGTATGTGGTTGCGGAACAACTGGGGGTTGTGGACCGGTGAACGTTTGGCCGAGTTTTTTGCGGGAATCGGCATTTACCATCCTGATGACATGTCTGGGATTATCCTAGACTCCTACTGGCGCTACCTCAACGGCTCCGACATATGTCTACAGGATCAGGTTGAATTCTATCAGGAATACTGGCGCTCGCAACAAGAGTATTATGAGAACAACCCGTAA
- a CDS encoding VOC family protein: MFDHVVFGVSDYAASKAFFVKALAPLGITEAAEGPLGIELSAPGGICSLCLFQTEETPAHLHLAFTAENREQVEAFYRAALEAGGQDNGAPGLRPEYHGNYYAAFVIGPDGHNIEAVCHESVA; encoded by the coding sequence ATGTTCGATCACGTAGTGTTCGGGGTCAGCGACTATGCGGCGAGCAAGGCGTTCTTTGTCAAGGCCCTCGCGCCGCTCGGCATAACGGAAGCCGCTGAGGGGCCGCTCGGCATCGAGCTGAGCGCTCCCGGCGGGATCTGTTCATTGTGCCTCTTCCAAACCGAGGAGACGCCGGCGCATCTGCACCTGGCATTCACGGCCGAAAACCGCGAGCAAGTCGAAGCCTTCTACCGCGCGGCGCTTGAGGCGGGTGGCCAAGACAATGGTGCGCCGGGTCTGCGCCCGGAATACCACGGGAACTACTATGCGGCCTTTGTCATCGGTCCGGACGGGCACAACATCGAAGCGGTGTGCCACGAAAGCGTGGCCTAG
- a CDS encoding GFA family protein → MGDRLASCSCGRLTARVRGEPVRISVCHCLACQRRTGSVFGVQARFRKEDVAPSGESRAFTREPDDGGTITFHFCPRCGATVYYETEGLEEYFGIPVGAFADPSFPAPRVTVYVERKHPWVLLPPEIEHEA, encoded by the coding sequence ATGGGGGACAGGCTGGCTTCCTGCAGCTGCGGAAGGCTGACGGCCCGGGTCCGAGGGGAACCGGTCCGGATCTCGGTGTGCCACTGCCTGGCCTGCCAGCGTCGCACCGGAAGCGTCTTCGGCGTGCAGGCCCGCTTCCGCAAGGAAGACGTGGCCCCGAGCGGCGAATCGAGGGCGTTCACGAGGGAGCCCGACGACGGCGGCACCATCACCTTTCACTTCTGTCCCCGCTGCGGGGCCACCGTGTACTACGAGACGGAGGGGCTCGAGGAGTACTTCGGAATCCCCGTGGGCGCCTTCGCAGACCCGTCCTTTCCGGCTCCCCGCGTGACCGTGTATGTGGAACGCAAACACCCGTGGGTGTTGCTGCCCCCGGAGATCGAACACGAGGCGTGA
- a CDS encoding GDCCVxC domain-containing (seleno)protein has protein sequence MDPVTRSVLTCPSCGAQSVEEMPADACVYFFECKACRARLRPKPGDCCVFCSYGSVKCPPVQRQSGCCKGSSATS, from the coding sequence ATGGACCCAGTCACCCGTTCAGTTCTCACGTGCCCGTCGTGCGGCGCTCAGTCGGTAGAGGAAATGCCCGCCGACGCGTGCGTTTACTTCTTCGAGTGCAAGGCCTGCCGCGCGCGTCTGAGGCCGAAACCCGGCGACTGTTGCGTCTTCTGTTCCTACGGAAGCGTCAAGTGTCCGCCGGTGCAGCGCCAATCGGGCTGTTGCAAGGGCTCCTCCGCGACTTCCTGA
- a CDS encoding DUF1697 domain-containing protein yields MAWVVFLKGVNVGGHRTFRPSALAEELRPYDVVNIGAAGTFVVRSRVPRKRLEEEILGRLPFDAEVMIRDARKFLQWSSEDPFAGQPTGPDVVRFASVAARRPEAIPTIPMNLPSRGRWCVKVLALRGDLLFGLYRREMKAIRFLSQLEKVVGVSLTTRSWNTVLAMTRVLADA; encoded by the coding sequence ATGGCCTGGGTCGTTTTTCTGAAGGGCGTCAATGTCGGTGGCCACAGGACATTCCGCCCCAGTGCGCTTGCGGAGGAACTGCGGCCATATGACGTGGTGAACATCGGTGCGGCCGGCACCTTCGTGGTCAGGAGTCGCGTCCCAAGGAAAAGACTGGAGGAGGAGATCCTGGGGCGGCTTCCATTCGATGCCGAGGTCATGATTCGCGATGCCCGCAAGTTTCTGCAATGGTCCTCCGAGGACCCGTTCGCAGGTCAACCAACGGGTCCAGATGTAGTGCGCTTCGCAAGTGTCGCGGCCAGGCGCCCGGAGGCCATCCCCACGATTCCCATGAATCTGCCTTCTCGTGGCAGGTGGTGCGTGAAAGTGCTGGCGCTGCGCGGCGACCTCCTCTTTGGGCTGTACCGCCGTGAGATGAAAGCGATCCGATTCCTTTCGCAACTTGAGAAAGTCGTCGGCGTGTCGCTGACCACGCGAAGCTGGAACACCGTGCTGGCAATGACCAGAGTGCTGGCCGACGCATAG
- a CDS encoding flavin reductase family protein, protein MRPMSLSRVFTLLEPGPVVLVATRHGNRNNVMTISWTMVVDFTPRLAITTGEWNYSFKALRKTRECVLGIPGVDLLDVVVGVGTCSGADTDKFAAFRLTPVPATVVQAPLIGECLANIECRVVDFVKRHNIVVLEAVAAHQTVGRKETRTLHAVGDGTFIADGRRLDRRARMAGKIPAGLEA, encoded by the coding sequence ATGCGGCCGATGAGTCTGAGCCGGGTCTTCACGCTCCTGGAGCCGGGCCCCGTAGTCCTGGTGGCCACGCGGCACGGGAACCGAAACAACGTCATGACCATCTCCTGGACCATGGTCGTGGATTTCACGCCGCGGCTGGCCATCACGACGGGAGAGTGGAACTACTCGTTCAAGGCCCTCCGGAAGACCAGGGAGTGCGTCCTCGGCATCCCGGGCGTGGATCTGCTGGACGTGGTCGTGGGCGTGGGCACCTGTTCGGGCGCCGATACGGACAAGTTCGCCGCGTTCCGGCTGACGCCCGTTCCGGCGACGGTCGTGCAGGCCCCGCTCATCGGGGAGTGTCTGGCCAACATCGAGTGCCGGGTCGTGGACTTCGTGAAGCGCCACAACATCGTCGTGCTGGAAGCGGTGGCCGCGCACCAGACCGTGGGGCGCAAGGAGACCCGAACCCTGCACGCGGTCGGAGACGGGACCTTCATCGCAGACGGCCGGAGGCTGGACCGCCGCGCGCGCATGGCCGGCAAGATTCCGGCGGGCCTGGAGGCGTAG
- a CDS encoding DUF3124 domain-containing protein produces the protein MRKDAKRRGSLFISLWFLLGLSLSARQAIELSKGQSLYVPVYSHIYWGSTQRQYNLACTLSIRNVDPRHSLVVTHVDYHDTGGKKIRSYLEKPARIPPLGTLEYYIEEKDTQGGSGANFIVRWTSQESMNAPIVQTVMIGVEAAQGISFTCEGRAIAEYDK, from the coding sequence ATGAGGAAGGACGCGAAAAGGCGAGGAAGTCTTTTCATTTCCCTCTGGTTCCTGCTCGGCTTGAGCCTTTCAGCCAGACAGGCGATCGAGCTGTCGAAGGGCCAGAGTCTTTACGTTCCCGTTTACTCCCACATCTACTGGGGTTCGACGCAAAGGCAATACAATCTGGCCTGCACCTTGAGCATCCGGAACGTCGACCCGAGGCATTCTCTGGTCGTCACGCACGTGGACTACCACGATACAGGCGGCAAGAAGATCCGGTCCTATCTCGAGAAACCCGCCCGCATCCCGCCTCTGGGGACGCTGGAATACTACATTGAGGAGAAAGACACCCAGGGCGGTTCCGGCGCGAATTTCATCGTACGCTGGACCTCCCAGGAATCCATGAACGCGCCCATCGTTCAGACCGTCATGATCGGCGTGGAGGCGGCCCAGGGAATATCCTTCACATGCGAGGGACGCGCCATCGCGGAATACGACAAATAG
- a CDS encoding hydrogenase: MNESPRQVGRRLMRLGILLFLLGLLTGLAVPGLGNPRMGLSSHLEGLMNGMLLVILGLLWHRLRLSPGLSRLTFWSALYGTYANWATTLAAAALNAGATLMPMSALGRRGTPLQENLLVFGLVSLSVSILVCSGVVLWGLRGEEAG; encoded by the coding sequence ATGAACGAATCCCCTCGGCAGGTCGGTCGGCGCCTGATGCGCTTGGGCATCCTCCTCTTTCTCTTGGGGCTCCTGACGGGGCTCGCGGTGCCCGGGTTGGGCAATCCGCGCATGGGCCTTTCGAGCCACCTCGAGGGGCTCATGAACGGCATGCTCCTGGTCATCCTGGGCCTGTTGTGGCACCGGCTCAGGCTTTCCCCGGGCCTGTCGCGCCTCACCTTCTGGTCGGCGCTGTACGGAACCTACGCGAACTGGGCGACCACGCTGGCCGCCGCGGCGCTCAACGCGGGCGCGACCCTGATGCCCATGTCGGCGCTCGGCCGCAGGGGAACGCCCCTGCAGGAGAACCTCCTCGTGTTCGGCCTCGTATCGCTTTCCGTTTCCATCCTGGTCTGTTCCGGCGTGGTTCTGTGGGGCCTGCGCGGCGAGGAGGCAGGGTGA
- a CDS encoding DUF6144 family protein, which yields MDRKEFLKGLCGMGACGCVLNVLPISGAVFAGESAGSDQRLAFVRYELAKMIGFMAEDAPAAACAGILQKTGRECAKLGQAGERFKGNLEGYRAAIRENWGTETSWDKEKGVLTVSVAEGECGCPLVDSRRMPAVWCQCSVGYQKQSFEAVFGKPVEVTLLESKLSGSKRCVFEVRPA from the coding sequence GTGGACCGCAAGGAGTTCCTCAAAGGGCTGTGCGGAATGGGCGCGTGCGGGTGTGTGCTGAACGTCCTGCCCATCTCCGGAGCGGTGTTCGCGGGAGAATCGGCCGGATCGGACCAGCGGCTGGCCTTCGTCCGGTACGAGCTGGCCAAGATGATCGGCTTCATGGCCGAGGACGCGCCGGCCGCCGCCTGCGCGGGGATCCTGCAGAAGACCGGCCGGGAGTGCGCCAAGCTGGGCCAGGCGGGGGAGCGATTCAAGGGCAACCTGGAAGGGTACCGGGCCGCCATCCGAGAGAACTGGGGCACGGAAACCTCCTGGGACAAGGAGAAGGGCGTCTTGACCGTCTCCGTGGCCGAGGGTGAGTGCGGCTGCCCCCTGGTGGACAGCCGCCGCATGCCGGCCGTGTGGTGCCAGTGCTCCGTGGGGTATCAAAAGCAATCCTTCGAGGCCGTCTTCGGAAAACCGGTCGAAGTGACCCTTCTGGAATCGAAGCTTTCCGGAAGCAAGCGGTGCGTCTTCGAGGTGCGCCCCGCGTAA